Within the Gammaproteobacteria bacterium genome, the region GTGGTGCAGATCAACACCGGCGCCGGCTGTCATCTGGACGCAGACATGCTGGCGCGCGGGTTACGCGAACTCGCGCCGCCGCTGAATTCGGTGGTGATGATCGAAAACGTCGGCAATCTCGTTTGCCCCGCGCTGTTCGACCTGGGTGAGCGCGCCAAGGTCGTGATCCTGTCGGTGACCGAAGGCGACGACAAGCCCGCGAAGTATCCGCATATGTTCCGGGCGTCGCGCTTAATGATCCTCAACAAGGTCGACCTGCTGCCGCACATCAGCTTTGACGTTGAGCGCTGTATCGACTACGCGCGGAGGATCAATCCGGACATCGAGGTGTTGCAGCTCTCCGCCACCACGGGCGAGGGGCTTACGAGCTGGTACGACTGGCTCAAGCGGCAGGTTCAGACCGATAGCTTCACGGAAACGACGCCATGACCGGCGTGCTGCTGCTCGGCTTTCTCATCGGCATGCGCCACGCGGTCGAGGCCGACCACGTGGCGGCCGTGGCCACCCTGGCGACCCGCAGCCGTTCGATCGCCGATGCGGTGAGGCAAGGCGCGATCTGGGGCCTGGGCCATACGCTCACTTTGCTGGCGGTCGGCTCGATCGTTTTACTGCTGAACGCGGTGGTTCCCGAGCGTGCGGCGCAGGCGCTGGAATTTGCCGTCGGCGTGATGCTGGTCGGGCTAGGCTTCGACGTGCTGCGCCGGATGTTGAAGGCGCGCATCCACTTTCACACGCATCGTCACGCCGATGGCGCGGAACATTTCCATGCCCACGCGCATGATCCTGAGGCAGACCACGATCCCGCGCACCACAACCACGAGCACGCGCGGGGCTTTCCGTTTCGCGCCCTGTTTGTCGGCTTGATGGACGGCATGGCGGGTTCGGCCGCGCTGATTCTGCTCACCCTGGAGACGGTAAGCTCGCCGGCCGTCGGCATTACGTATATCGCCTTGTTTGGCGTCGGTTCGATCGCCGGCATGGCGGCGCTGTCCGTAGTGATCGCCGTGCCTTTGCGCTACTCGGCGCATGGGCTCACTCGTCTGCACAATGGAGTGCAGGGTGTGATCGGCGTGGCGACGGTCATGCTGGGCGGCATGTTGATGTATCAGGTCGCGTCCTGATCAGGGTTCGTTTCGTTCGATCGACCCTCAGTCTGTCGCCGACCAGTTAATCTCGCGAGCGGTCTGTTCCCCGACCACTGTAAAGCGCAGGCTCGCTGCCATTTGGGATACGTTCGGCGCGTGCGGAATCCGCACAGCCATGATCTCGGCGCGCGTCTGCGGGTATTGCGGCTTGCGATCAGGCTCAGCATAACCGTGCGGATAAAGTGGCGCCCCGCCGGGCGCGTACTTGTCGGTCGCGCCGATCATATGCAGCAGCTCGTGCGCGATGACGATGTTGTTCTGATCCGTTTGCGCGGGCGCCGCGAACGCATGCACCACGCCCAGCAGACCCTTCTCCAGGCCCAGCGAGTGCGCCAGCCGCTGACCTGTTTTCGGCGCGTGATAGAGCACGAACATCCGCACTCCGTTCGCGCCATGATCGTCGTCCGATGTGCTCCATAGCGCCCACAGCCGCAGCCGCAGGCTCCACAGCATGACGTTGACCACGTTCGCATCGGACGCCGGCGGCGCGGGCGGTATGGCCTCGACTTCCGCGCCCGGCCGCGTGGTCGTCGGCGTGGAGGTGATGATGTCGTAGCGTTCGCTCTCGCGCGCCATGAATGCGTCGATGTCGGCAAAATCATCCGTGCTCAAAGCCGCGATGTAATCCGCCGTGGCCGCGTCCCCATCGGCGTTGATGGGATAGATCGTTACGTGCAGCGGCGTGTACCAGCCGCGCGAAACCAGGCGTTGCTCCTGCGTATAGATCGCGGCCGCCGCCAGGATCATCAGCAGCACGAGGATGCGCAGACTCCGGTAAGAAAAAATCTTCATGCGTGCTAAATCTTATCCGCGGCCATGCCGGTTGTCGCGCATGGCGGTGCTTCGGGGCAGGCGCAAACGCCATCGCGACTAAAGCCGGTCTGGTGTAGTGTAGATGCCTTGTGAACACGGTCATCAAAGCCGCTCTGGTTTCAATCGGCACGCTCTTCGTGGCGCTGGGGTTTATCGGCATCTTCGTGCCCGGCCTGCCCACCACGCCATTCCTGTTGCTCGCGGCTTGGTGCTACGCGCGCAGTTCCGAGCGCTTTTATCACTGGCTGCTCACCAACCGCTGGTTCGGCGAGTATATAAAAAACTATCAGGGGGGCCGCGGGATGCGGCTGCGCGACAAGGTCGTGGTACTGTTAATGATGTGGACCACCATGGGCTGGACGATCGTGTACATCGTGCCCGTCTGGTGGGGCAAGCTGATGCTGCTCGCGGTCGCCGTTGGCGTTACCGTTCACCTGCTGCGCATCAGGACGTTAGTTCCCGGAACGCAGGATAGCCTGCCCCATACGGCGCGCGTTTCCGATGAACTGGACTTCGATCGGAAGTAGGCATGGTGAATCTCGGACATTGAAACGCGCCGGGTAAGCCGATGATGAAAACCTCCGAAGAAGCTCGCCGGAAATTACTATTCGCATGGCCGTTCATCGTTGACCAATGCCGGAGCGTATTGAGTTCGGAGCTTCA harbors:
- a CDS encoding urease accessory protein, producing the protein MTGVLLLGFLIGMRHAVEADHVAAVATLATRSRSIADAVRQGAIWGLGHTLTLLAVGSIVLLLNAVVPERAAQALEFAVGVMLVGLGFDVLRRMLKARIHFHTHRHADGAEHFHAHAHDPEADHDPAHHNHEHARGFPFRALFVGLMDGMAGSAALILLTLETVSSPAVGITYIALFGVGSIAGMAALSVVIAVPLRYSAHGLTRLHNGVQGVIGVATVMLGGMLMYQVAS
- a CDS encoding YbaN family protein, producing the protein MNTVIKAALVSIGTLFVALGFIGIFVPGLPTTPFLLLAAWCYARSSERFYHWLLTNRWFGEYIKNYQGGRGMRLRDKVVVLLMMWTTMGWTIVYIVPVWWGKLMLLAVAVGVTVHLLRIRTLVPGTQDSLPHTARVSDELDFDRK